The Mesoplodon densirostris isolate mMesDen1 chromosome 8, mMesDen1 primary haplotype, whole genome shotgun sequence genomic interval ATGTTGAGGAAGCAGCTGACAACTTTCATAATCTGGAGAAATTGGGCCTCCTGGGCTTCCCATTGCCCACGGGTTGGTTCACCTCCTGAGTGGCCTCATTCCCTGCAATCCCCCACCCAACACGTGTCCTCTGTGCTTCGTCACTCTGGGACTAcctggcccctccccctcctttccttaATTTCATCACCAGTCATTGCCATGGCATCCTGGTTTTGCTCATCCTAAAGTGTAACCCTGTTTCCATCTTTTTGACACAGCTATtgtcccatttttttccctctacgtGGCTTTGCATTCAAAtctgcacagcacaggaaaagAGGACATGTTTTGGGGTCAGACAGATTTGGGTTGGAACCTTGACTTTGTCACCTAGCATGTGAGTGACCATATATGTGTCACTTCAATTCTCCAGTCTCAGTCTCTGCATCCATACAATCGGGTAGTCACATCTATCCTGCAGAAGGCAAGACTATGTATAAAGGCAACACAGAATCTCTGGTGCAAGTGGCTGGTTCACAAATGTAGGAATGGCAATCTTTTAGTCTGCTGTTTATTGAGAAATTACTATGTGGCAAAAACACACTCGCATATGCACATAAAtggatatgtacatatatatatatatatatatatattttgcagtttttaaaagGCAGATTTATTCAACAAGTTTCACTTAGCGCAATACACCTAAAAGGAAAATCATAATACAATGAAAAGATTTAAATCAAGGCCTCAGAATTTCATACAAACACCAAGACCAAAATCCTAAAGTATTGGTATTGCGTCTCAAATTTTCcccattaacttaaaaaaaagctTAAACTTACGTGCCATAGAGGTTATTAAATGAAACTAGAATTAACAAACATGCCAAATGTTTCACTTTTAATTGTAGACACAGCTCCTATAGAGTTTTACAAAAAAGCATGTCTTTCAACAATGCATCCAAGCAGTGTTCAATGTAATGTGGTGTAAGCAACATTTAACATAATTCAACTGCTTTAACCTAAATACACCTACTGCTTAAGTACATCCTACAATATAACTAACTTGAGAAAAGCTGAAAATTAATAGTAACAGATTACTCAACCTAGTTACATCCTAAATGAATGTTTGTGTTCAAAAATACTGAACCTTAAGTCTTTAAAACAATCCTGGTTTCCACTTAGAGTAAGCATAAATCACAAGTTTGTATTGCAAAACTGTGAAAacttaagttttgtttttcttttaaaaaatgttgaccaAGAGTCAGTGATCAGGATCAATTACATTCCCCATCCACCACTCATACTGGACATGCTAGACATCCCTCCCATTCCGTTCACTCCCATAGATGCTCGGCTTCCACTACTGTAGTAGCTGCTGTTCACTGCTCCTTGGCTGCCTACGCAATGTTTGATTGAAAATCACTGGAGTTTTCCTGTAAAACTTGGTCATGTCCACTGATGCTGCTCTGGCCACCATAGCCGCCTCCATAACCACCACTCAGCTGCTGGCTGGCTGGGCCGCCATAACTGGACTGGTTTGACAAGCCCATGCCTCCCATCATTTGGCTACCATAAGCACCACCGCTTGCTCCTGCTGTAGAATTCAAGAAGAGTTCTACATATCTGTGTTGCATATTTGCTTTGTCTTTTGACATAGCTGCCACAGCATCTTCATGAGTTGCAAACTCGACATCTGCTTCACCAGTTACTCTGCCATAGGGACCAGTTTCAATATGCACTCTCACAGGGTtgagtggtaaaaaaaaaattataaatgtcatTCTCAGTAGCTCTGTAAGGTAATCCCCGCATGTGTACACAGTGTCCTGTTGTGCTCTGGAAAGTAGAGCCACCATCCCCGTATCTCTGATCTGACATTCCTGAAAAACAATAATTGAGGTCTCTTCCAAATCTATCTGACCCAAATCCATAGCCATCATTATAGCCATTATAATCATCATAGCCTCCATAACCTCCACCATAAGCACCACGCCTCATCCTTTCAAAGCCAGCTCCTCTTCCAATGCTGTTATACCCTCTGCCAGCCCCAGGTCTGTCATAGGGACCTGGCCGCTGCATGGCCATAAGTTTTCGTGGTGGATCATAGTGAGTTCTAACTTCAGCTCGACTGCTCTTAAAGATTTCGATATACCTGTGCCCTAttctttccttgtgtttctttAGAGCATTTTCAACTATTTCCTGTGAAGCAAACTGCACGAAGGCCTCCCCCGTACTCCTCCCCTGGAAGTCCACTGGCAATGTTATCCCATTTGGCACGATTTCCAACCCTGAGAAGAACTGAACAATTTCTTCCTTGCTACATCCAAAGGGGAGTCCTCTAAGCCATACAAAGCCATCATTGGCCGTGTCAGGACTATTTGGACCAGTATGCTTCAACACCCGATCCATTTCAACGTTGTTTGACTTGAATACTTCAACATATCTGTGTCCCatagtttctctgtcttttttcagGGCCAATTTGACTTCATCTTCTGATTCAAGTTCAACAAAAGCCTCGCCACTCAGTCTGCCTTCTCTGGTGTAGATGAAACGAATACCTTGAGCCCCATTTTGAATTTTGCAGTCAGAAAAAAACCGCTGCACTTCGTCGGCCGAGCAAGACCAAGGCAAGCCCCGGACCTTCACCACGAATCCCTCGCTGCCTTCGGTGCCCAACATCATCGTCTTAGGGGGTCCTGGCGTCGAAACAGCCTGCAAGATGGGGACGAGGGTCAGAACTgagaaatgttaaaattaaacaGCCCTCCGATCTCGAAATGCCCTGCTGGCCGGTGGCGCCTCCGTAAAGGTCGAGCCCGTGCGGACGTTCCGACCCAGGCGACTCCGACACCGAACGCCCAGTTGGCCATCGGCCGGGTCCCCGAAGCCGCTCTGTGCACCAGGTACCAGTGCCCCAAGCCGAGGGGGCACCAGGCCTAGCGCCAGCGTGGAGGCAAGGAAAATCCATACATACATATTAAATGCATTTAGTAAGGttgcatatacacacatgccGCTGCCCAGATGGATGATGCATAATATGTCCCTTCTTTATCCTAGCTAAGTTTCCTTCTTGAGGTCCAAACCTGGCCGGCTAGTAAGAAAACAAACTTGCCAATTAAAAAATTACCCCTTTTGGTTTCATGTCCTTTTGGTTTAAATGTATTGCTTTAGGTCAATGCTAGGACCCTCAGTATCcattcttccctttctctgtctcaaGACAGGGGTCTGTGTAGGAAGAGCTTACTGTGAGCtcatggtggtgggagggagcgTGCATTTTCTTGGAGCTCTTGCTATGTTCTCTTTGTGCTAACCATTCCTTCCCCTCTGGGTCACTGATCCTACAGTGGGTATTTGCCATTGCTTGGTTGGTGACTTCAAGTCGACCTCAGTGCTCTCAGAGCCACCTATACTCCTGAGACCTGGCCGTGTTTCTCCTCGGGAACCCTTCACCCAGATTAGCTGCCTCGTGACCCACCTTCCACATCCCTGCTCCGGATGGTAACAGAATTACCATCCGATGTGGTAAAGGGGAAAAGGAATAGAAAGTAGAAAGCTTTCTGGGGAACTCTTGTTTCAGGGTGGGATGGGTTAAAAGAGTTTGAGggccttatatattttttaaaagtttattgagAGAAACCAGGACAACTCCCTTCAACCAAAGagattctaaaaataataaaggccttTTTATCCAATGGGGTCATGtaaattttttattccatttggAATAAAGCAAGCATGTGAATTCCCAGCCCTTTTTAATCTGTCACTCGTATATAATATGTCAAAGGGCTGGCGCCAAAAATGTGGATTACATATGAGTGAGTTGGAAGGCTTTTTCTAACATAAGTATGCCTTAAATTACATACTGTTCATTTGGTTCTTAAAATGTGGAGTTCTATTTTTTTGTGGTTGTCAAATATGTCTTGGAAAGCTATAAAATTTCTCAGTAAGGATCAGAAGTTTTCTGCTGAACAAAGCCGACGCTACTCTTTTGGTGCTCCGTGTACTGCTATTTGGAGATCAGTGAGGTTTATTTGTGTTTCATTAATCATTATTGCTTGAGGTTGAATAATAATCATCACAGAGATAATAAATATCCCGTGCCACTCTGATTTCTTTGCTTAAGAGTTGCCAGGAGGTGGATGGACATCGCAAACTGGAACCTGACGTCTGGGTACACCGCGCCTTGGGTGGAGGAGGTGGAACCTACACACTGTGATTTCAGAGGCTCATGGAGATGAGGTATGCTCACACTACAGGGATAATTGAGGTCTGAATTGTCTTTTCATGGGACACACTGAGCAGGAAGTAAGGGAAAGTAAAATCCCACACACACGGTTAACACAGAGCTGCATTTATGCTGTACCTACTAAGAACAAGGCAATGGACCGTAGGTTCTGATTCCTGTGTCCTTTTATCCCCACAGGGATGCTGTGAAGCTGCGGTGGCACTGTGGGTCCCGGACGACTCAGTCTCTGACAGTTGAGCTCAGGGACCCCGGGTCAGGCAGAGGATGAGTGGCTGAGCTGCCCTGGGCGCCCAGGTCTCTCTCAGTCCCTTCAGGCAGGGCTCACAGCACCACTCAGGAAAGTCTTACTGTTGCATTTTTACAGTGAGGTTTTCAGAAGTGGAAAAATCTGTTCTTTTTTGGCATTTCCCCAACTCAGTAAGTGACAGGGCTTAGATTTCACCTAGTTCTGCAAAGTAAAGCAAAATTAGTCTTCAGGCAAAATCTGTCCCAGACTGTCAATATGTAAAACAGCGATAAAGACAACATTAGTATATACTCATTTTGTAAATCTGTATTATAACATTTACTAGTAAAATTAATCAAGGAGAACAATTAGGGTATCTTGACAatcacaaacatttaaaaactgtttaaaatgTAACTAATAGTTTTACATCAACTTCAGCATCCAATTTATTTCTTAGTTTCATGGTATTTGAAAATCTCAACTTTAAATATATGACCAGTTGAAAATGCTAAATTCTTTCTACAAGGTCCAGGTCCTCTAGCTTACTCAGGGGAAGGTTGACAGGGGGCTCCAGATCACAGCTAGGTGTGCTGAGCTGCACCTAAGCCCTGGACATGACCCTGAGTGGTGTCTGGGCAGGAAGCCTTCCCGGTTCACCTCTGGGCCCTGGTTTTGGAGTCCCCTCCTTGGCCACACTCACCTGGAGCCTGCGCTGGCCCTCGTTGGCAgtgtggcacaccagccccccaCTTAGGGAGACAAATGGGTGTCCCCATTGACCAGCTCCTCGCTAATCTCTGGGGTGGGGCTCTGTAATGACAGTGACTGGCAGCCGGCCTAGCCTGGAGGTATCAGAGCCCTGCTTGGCCATTATTGTTTCTTCTGCCCACGTGACCTTCTGCTCCCAGATCAGGCTCAGAACTGTGTCTGCTCAGATATCCACCTGGGAAGAAAAAGATACACCTGGAGGGCTTGGGATAAACCTCGGGCAAAAGGGTACCACCTCAGCTCTCCACATCCCACCCAGCCAGCTTTGGGGTATGGACACGACTGGCTCACCAGGCTCTGACCCCTCATCAACCTGCTCTTGCTCGAAGTAGACCCACCCCACATGACCCCGCCTTCCACACAAACAGAGAGTGGACATAGGGCTACCTGCGTGGGATCAGAGTGGTGGCCTGGCCTGGACTGGCCTGTACTGGGCTTCCTTGTGTCATCTTTGTGTCCCTCCAGGCAAATGGCCAAAGGACCCTGGGGTGAGAACTGACCCAACATCTGCAGCATCAGAAAAGGCTGTCACCGTGGGCTTTCCTGAGGCCACAGGATATCAAGACACCAGGACACAGAAGCATATGTCCATTCAAGTGTCTCCACCCCAGTGAGCTGGGTAGGGGGCTTCTCTAGAATGTGCTGCATGAATGGTTACCTGGGTTCCAAGTTCTGTTGGGCTCTATTGCCAGGCAAGTGAGGTCACTTCCTGGGGTCACTTTACCCGGTTTCATCCTCACACAAAGCTCCCCAAGGGCCCCTATGGGCTGCTGACTTCTCAACCCTCACCCATGCCATGTCTATGCACAGTGACACCAGTGGGGAGTCCTGGGTTCATCTTCCCAACACACAAGAAAAGAATAGGCATGGGCCCACGCCCATCTTATCCTTCTCCACCCGACCAGCCCCATCGTGTCAGAAAAATATGTCCCTCCTCCTGTCAGAAGACAAACATCAgataaaagacttaaatgtaaagcaGACCAGAATATTGTTTTGAGCTacagacactttaaaaaaaatggcaaaaatgaaGCAAACAAAGCCCCCAAACAACAGGTGCAAAAAGGGTGTGCTCACCCTTCCCCTTTTTCTTCCTGGAAGCAAGAGGTGACATATCCATCACCCACCACCCCCCGTGGAAGACGTCCTCCCTCTGCAGGAGGAGAGTAACGTTGTTATTGTCAAGGGCAGAGAGTGAAGAATGGGAGGATTCTGTACTGACCTTGCTCAACAGCATTCTCATCCTCCTTTGCCCCCCTGCATAACGTAGTTCCTTTTCCACATCTGCCTCTCTTTGTTCAACCCAACAGAAAAGCATTTAGGCTTTGCCACTTCTCTGGGTCTCTCTTCATTTCCTTAGGAGCGTTCCCCATGTCATATATAACTTAGGGAAAATAAATGTGGATGCTTCTCTCCTGTGAATCTGCCTCGTGtccatttaattctcatgaccAGC includes:
- the LOC132494819 gene encoding LOW QUALITY PROTEIN: heterogeneous nuclear ribonucleoprotein H-like (The sequence of the model RefSeq protein was modified relative to this genomic sequence to represent the inferred CDS: deleted 1 base in 1 codon), whose translation is MMLGTEGSEGFVVKVRGLPWSCSADEVQRFFSDCKIQNGAQGIRFIYTREGRLSGEAFVELESEDEVKLALKKDRETMGHRYVEVFKSNNVEMDRVLKHTGPNSPDTANDGFVWLRGLPFGCSKEEIVQFFSGLEIVPNGITLPVDFQGRSTGEAFVQFASQEIVENALKKHKERIGHRYIEIFKSSRAEVRTHYDPPRKLMAMQRPGPYDRPGAGRGYNSIGRGAGFERMRRGAYGGGYGGYDDYNGYNDGYGFGSDRFGRDLNYCFSGMSDQRYGDGGSTFQSTTGHCVHMRGLPYRATENDIYNFFLPLNPVRVHIETGPYGRVTGEADVEFATHEDAVAAMSKDKANMQHRYVELFLNSTAGASGGAYGSQMMGGMGLSNQSSYGGPASQQLSGGYGGGYGGQSSISGHGSQGAVNSSYYSSGSRASMGVNGMGGMSSMSSMSGGWGM